In the Fibrobacter succinogenes genome, CCCACCTTAAAAACAGGAACCTCCGCCTTGAAACTTGATACGCTCATGATAAAACCAACTTTTATTTTTTTACCTCTAGCGCGTTCAAAAATTCCAGACAATGCAGAAACACTTTGTGCCATAAACTCAAAAGCAACCCAAACAGGGACACCGCCGAGATCTTCTTCGTAAAACATATTGTTGCGAGTAATGTCAATTTCGGTCGTGATGGTATGTTTTTTCAAATCATAATCGCGAACACGATCCAGCAAAAACATTTTGCCTTTGTGCGGAACGAGTTCACAGACCGATTCTTTTGTATCAAATACTTCTGTCATACCGCACCATTTTCAACAATTAAGGACACGTTGCAGCCGCCAAAAGCAAAAGAATTGCTCATACAATATTTAAGATTTTGCGCAGTCTCGCCTGCTTTTACCAAATGCAACGGAGGAAAATCCGGATCGACATTGCCATCAAAATGATGCGCAGGGAGAACGCCTTCCTTAAGAGTCATGCAACAGAACGCAAGTTCCAACGCACCAGCGGCACCAAGCGTATGCCCTGTAAGTGCCTTTGTGGAGCTAACCGGGACGTCAACGTTTGCAGCGCCAATATCGGCTGCAAAAATTCGATGAACGGCGCGGCTTTCCATGGCATCATTCAATTCCGTTCCGGTTCCATGCAAATTCACATAACCAATTTGCGCAGCATTAAGGCCAGCATCTTCAAGCGCAGCCTTCATTGCTTGATAAGCGCCTTCCCCATCGGCACGCGGAGCCGTGATATGGTCAGCATCGGCACTTTCGCCAAAGCCAATTACTTTAAGACTTTCGCAATCAACCGCACAAATATCAGCATCTGGGTTGCGCGTTACCACGAAGAATACCGCAGCATCGCCAAGCGTAAGGCCCGAGCGATTTGCGCAAAACGGATTTGTCGGTTTATCACTCATCGCCTCAAGCGATGCAAACCCGAGAATCACCGAAAGCGATGCGATATCGACACCGCCCACAATCGCCACATCACAGTTGCCGGCATAGAGATTATTTCGCGCCGAGACAAAAGCACTAGCGCTAGACGCACAAGCGGTCGAATGTACCGAAAGCATTCCCGTGATTCCAAAACGCTCAGCGATAAACTGAGCTGGGAAATCAGCTCGTTGGAAATCGAGAACATAGCCTTCCGGGAATGCACCTGTTTCCTTAAAGCACTTGAGTGCAGCCATCGATGCTTCGGAACCGTTGTCGCAAGAACCGATAAAAATTCCAACACGGTTTGCCCCGTATTTTTCAACCGCTTTCTGGATAGTCTTTTCAATGCCGACTAAAGCCGCTTGCGACAAGCGATTCACGCGGTTATCAAATTTTTTCTCAAGGACAGGCGCAAGCGTTTCGGGATCAATCGTTGCTGCAGGGCGCTGAACGCCAGCCACATCGTACGTGGTAAAAGTTCCACGTTTGCCATTCTTGAGAGCATCAAGAACTTGAGCTTTATCGCCACCTAAAATGCAATAAAGGCCAAAATCATTGATGTACACAGGTTGATTCATACTTTAATATTAATCATTTCTGCTAAATGGTGAAAGAAGAAAACAACAAGAAATGCCTAATAATACAACAAAACCGAATGTTTTGATAGGCACAAAGGCGCTGCAAGCAAGGCTACCAAAAGAAATAATAGTTGTCATTGCCGAAAGCATAATCGCAAGTGACGTTGTCAAGTTTTGGCGGCAGCCTTCCTTAAAGAACAAGGCATAATCAATCCCGATTCCAAGCGTAAGAATCACACCGACAATCGCAAAGAAATTGAAATCGATTCCAATGTAACCAAAGATTGAAGCAGCAAAAAGGCTTGCCAAGACCGGAGCTCGGATAATCCGAACCGCATCTTTAAATTTATACACAATTATAAGAATAAAGAAAACAACCACATAGGCAAAGCCTACAAGTTTAAGCGAGACTTGCGAAATTTTTGTGAGAGCGTTATTGATATTTTGTTTTTTATTGACGACATGAACGCCCGACAAACCTTCTGCAATTTTTTGAGCATCGAATTTGTCGGATACGTGAAGCGGAAGGACGGCGCTATAATATTTGTCCCCGATATGGCCAATCCAAAGCATTTGGAGAAGAAAACTCAATGATTGTGGAAAATCATTCTTTAAATCAACATCAACAAATCTATCGTTTTTGTCAATCTTTTCGAAATCAATAAAATCATGTGATAAAAGTAAACTTTTAACAAAAATAGAATGGTTCTCCACGCCTATTTCCGTTAAATAATTCCTGACATTAGGTGCAAGCATTTGCGGCAATTCATTATTAATTAAAATCTCTGTCCATCGTTTTTTTATTCCAAAAACCAGCTTTTCTAAATCCAAAATAGAACCAGCTTGAAACCTTCCTGACGGGATGATATTCGATACCGCTAAATACGCTTTTACCAAACCCTCTTTTTCAGCATTTGCAAGGCGTTCTGTAAGTTGTTCTTCATTTTCCAAAACGTCATTTTCACCATTCCCTTCAACAATAAAATAAGACGGTGCAACACCCAAATTATTCAGTTTCGAAGTCAACGCTTCAGATGCTTTAATTTCTTCATTCATCGTGTAAAAATTTCCGATATCCGTATGGACATTAAGCAACTTTAGCCCTGGAAGAAGCGCAATAACAAACATCGCCAAAATCAATCGAACACCCCACTTGGGGAACTTTGAATAAGCATCTAGAAAAACTTTCGGGAATTGAGTCGGAAGATTTGTTGACTCCGATTTTGCGGCGGTCTTAAAGACACTCGCATTTTCAAACACCGCATGAAACAAAAGCGTAATCGTCAAGAACGCACTTAGCAACCCCACAATCGAAAACACAGCCATCTGGCGTAACAGCGAAAATTCGGCAAACGAAAGCGCGATATAGCTGAGTTCTGTCGTCAAGAATCCAAGCAAAAGACCTTTAATAATGCTGGAGCGCACATTCTGCACACCCGCCTTCCAATGGACAAAGAAATGCACCGCGTAATCAATACTCACACCAATGATGCTTGTGCCAAAAACAAGCGTAAAGACATGAATATTCCCGAACACGTACCACGTAAAAGCAAGCGCCGTAAAAATGGCAATCGCAATTGTCGAAAGCGTAGCAACAATCGGAAGCGACGAGCGGAAAACATAAAGCAGCAATAGCAAAATCAGCACAATCGACACGCCCGAAATCCACGCAATTTCAGACATTGCTCGGTCAGAACTTTCGTAGCTATGGAAAGGCACGCCCGATTTTGCCACAATAAGCCCCGGCTTCGCTAATTTCAACGAATCCAACACACGATTCATTTTCGCAATAACATGACCATCAGAAGCCATTGAAGGAACGTTTTCGGAGAGTTTCGCATTCCACATCACGTAAGTCACGCCAGAATCAACCGCATAGAGGACGCTATCGCGAATGCTAAAACGGCTCATCGTCATCGGAGAATATTGTACAAAGTTTTCAAACGCAGCATCACCCAGCAAAAACGGATCTTCATCAAGGCGGTTCAAATTCGCCATAGAAAACGAGCCATAAATTTTCTGTAGCGCTCTATTTTTTAACGCTTCGAAATCGCCTTTCGCAAGAATTTCACGAACATTCCTCCCCTGCAACGTATAACGATGATTAAAGAAAAACTCACGAATTTCGTCCATCGATTTTTCGTTCACGAACAGTCGAGTTTCTTCGAATGATGAATCATCTTTAAACACGCTATCCAGTGCAACCGCCGCAGAGCGCGCCACTTCAAAATTGTCATGCCCTACAAGCACCGTAATATTTCGTACCGTACGCGCACTAAGTGCTTTTTCAGCAGCGCTCACATTCTTCAATTCATCGGAATCCGGCAGAATCGAATACAAGTCGGAATCCATCTTCCACGGAACAGAAATGCCAAGAAACATCAAGATGGCATGAATTACCACCCACAGGATAATTCCCGTTTTTGCATCCAAGTGTTTTCCGTTAAAGAACTTCATAGAGAACTCGTCTTATGGCGCAGAACTCATGCGTTTCGGCGCTGCCTTTCCAACTATTTTGTAATTCAAAAATTCAAGCGTTACAGGAGATTCTTCGGCATCTGTAATAATCACTTTATCAATATTTTTGCAAGCCTCAATTACAACATTTGCAATAACCATGCGTACCATCGTTTCTCGCGGCACAAGCCCCATTCTAAAGCCGCATGATTGCTTTTCATAATACACGTTAAAGTTCTTTTCTAATTGAGCAATTTTTCCTGAAAATAACGCTTGGATATTGCTTGAAAAATCAGCGAACATAGGATTTTCTTTCGTTAAAAGCATTTGCGATTGACCGTTAGAATCGCGTTCAAAGACACCTGCATTATTCAGTGCTAGTTCAGAAAAAATAGGTTTTAGCGTTTTCCAAACAATGCCATTTTTTTTAGAAATCATGAATGTTCCGGTCGAAATAAATTTCCGGTTGCGTTTTTTGATAGATTTAGTTTGCTTGAAATTACCCGATGCAACTTCGTAATTCATGACCTTCGCTAATGATTTTTCCAATTCCGGCTTTGACTTTTTATTCACCGGATGGCTAAAAACATCGGCCATTGCAAAACCACAGCCGCAAAACAAGCACAAAATCAAAACACAAATGTTTCGTTTAAACAACATAATAACAACCTTATTTCTTTGCAGACTCCGATTTGTCGGAAGGCTTTTCAGGAGAATTTTCCTTCGCCAAAAAGGCCTTCACTTTATCGACAAAACAAGGCGGGCATGCCCATAGCGATTCTTTCGTTTTCATATCAACGGCCATTTGCGTGCTTTCTGCTTTTGTGAGCACAACACCAGTTTCTGCATCCATAAACTTGTACGAGAGTTTCATGCAGACTTCGTATTCCATCAGTGTCACTTCGGCACGAATTTTCTGCATAAAAATCATCGGACGGACATATTTAATATGCAAATCAACAACAGGCCAAATGTAACCGCTCCGTCTCATCTCATTGTAATCATAGCCAATCTTGCTAAGCAACGCACACCGAGCAACTTCCATATACTTTACGTAATTGCCATGCCATGCAATCTGCATAGAATCGACATCATAAAATTCGATTTGAAATTCAACACTTTCTTTAATTTTTTTCACAGCCATAAGATTTGAACCATTTATTTTTCGGCACTTTCCCAGAAATTGTAGAAATTATACCATTGGTAAGGATGAGCTTTGCAAAGTTGTTCTAAAATTTCCGTATATTCACGCAATAGTATTTTTAAGCGCTCGGGACGTTCTTTGCGCGAACAATCTAAAGATGTTTTTGCACGAACCACATGCATTTCATAAGGCGAACGAATATTGAAATCGTGCTTGCGAATGCCAAAGACAAAATAAACGGGCGCATTCAAAATGCAAGCCAGTGAAAAAGCACCTTCTGGAAAACTAGCCTTTTCGCCAAGGAACATCGTTTCAATCACGCGGTTTCTTGTATTTGCCGAAGTTCGGTCTCCTGTAATGACGACAAGATTTCCTTCCGCTATTTTTTCTTTCATCCAAATAGCAGAACTAACATCAATGGAATTAGCATCGATCATATTTGCCATCAATTCGGGATTTAATTCTCGAAGGAGCGCGCTAAACTTTTTAGAACCCGAAAAATCTTCAACAGGAAAAACTTGAAAACGTTTTGCGGTATGGAACTCACCATAGCCAGTCAGTGAACGCAAAATTTCCATATTCCCCAAATGCGAGCACAACAAAAAAGCGCCACACCCTTGATTCAGTTGATCCACCAACATTTGCAAATCATCGTTTTGCATTTCAATGTGATTCAGCTTTATCGCACCTTTCCAACCCAGCAATTTTTCCATCATCGAAAGAGCAAAAGAAAGAATATGCTTATATGTTCCAAATACGCCAACATGCACTCCCATTTTGCGCAAATGTTTCAAATAAACCTTAGAGCACGCTCGTACCGGAGCGGCTCCAAGCCAAAAGAAAAAGCAAATAATCGCAGTACAAAATTCAACTAAGAAAAGAGGCAAATGGCACGCCACCCAAAGCATAAAACGAAAATGCCATGGGCTCCCGCCAACTTCTTCAATTTCGGACCAGTGCTCACTCATAAGCAACGCCTCAATTTACGACCTAGAATTAAAGGAAGCCGAAACACCATGCCAATGCAAAGCATCGTATGCGTTATTGAAATCGCAACGTTATCATGGAACATTCTAAAATTTGAAAAACCATCTTTGGGGTAATGCACCTTTACCGGGAAAAAGCGCATTCTCACACCAGCCCACGAAAGTTTTACAATCATTTCAATATCAAAACCCATGCGTTTATTGCACAAGCGCTTCATCACAGGCCATGATGTAGCTAGCGGATACAACCGGAAACCGCACATGGCATCAGGAATCTTGAGCGAAACAGTTTCTATCGCCACCCAGAAATTCGTAATCTTGCGCCCTTGCTCACGAGCTTTCGGCACAGATTCATCGTACTTGGGATAACCGCAAATCAACTCTTCGGGATGCTCTTTGGCTTCGTTGACAAAGAACGGTATCGAATCCATATCATGCTGACCGTCTGCATCGACTTGCAACGCATGCGTAAAACCTGCGGCAACCGCAGCATCCATCCCCGAGCGCATAGCAGCCCCTTTCCCGAGATTACATTTATGCGTTACAAGTTCCACATTCGCAAATTCTTTTGCAATTTCAAAAAGAACGTGATGCCCTTCGGGCGTATTGCCATCATCCACAAGAATCACGGGGATACTCAAAGAAGCCAGCGATTTCACGACATTTCGTGATGTATTTTCGTGGCGATACACAGGCACTATGGCACAAATTTTCACCGCGTCACTCACGATTTTCCCCCTCATTCGCTACATTTGTATTCATTATAAGCAAACCATTTGAATACGCGCTTTTTCCATCAACACTTGTAAATGCAAAATTCACCAGGCCCGCACCGGCGTTGTAGTTTATTTCCACCATCACCGGAACATCCGGCAAAATAGGATTTGTAAAGCGAGTACGATTCATCTTCGAAAGTTCCTTTGGAATTTCCAAAAAATTTCGTGCAAGCCGCAAAACCAAATCCACCTGCACAACGGCAGGCAGCAATTTGAAATTTGGAAAATGTCCATCAAAGTATTCGCTTGTCGCAGGGAATAAAAGCTTTGCCGTCAACATGCCTGGTTCTCTGCGGAATTTTAAAATTTTGAAGTTCGGGCTTTCCGCAAGGCTAAACAACGCTTGAATATCGCGCATGCGAATCTTGCCTTCGGTATTCTGCGGAAGTTCCTCAAGATAACGCCATTTTTTAGGCGAGACTGTATTTTCAATAAATTTCAACAAATAATCATGAAAGAAATTATTGATGGCAAGTTTTGTCGAACCTGCAAACTTTTCACGGCCAGCACCATTTAACACAATCGCAGCCGCTAAATATTGGCGTTTGCCCACCATTGGAACCACGCGGACATCTTGCACCAAGCCCGTCTGCTTCAAGCGCATTTCCACTTCTGGGAGCGAAATGCGTTTTTCTTCAATTTTCACAATCGAATCCGAACGCCCCTTGAGCAAAAAACGACCATCATCATAAAGTTCCACCAAATCGCCTGTTGTAAAGCCTTCCGCTTCGAGAATGTAACTTGACTTGATGTTCAAACAACCGTTTTCAGCAAGGCTCATCTTGCAGACTTCAAACGGAGTCCATACGGGGCCATTCTTGGATTGCCTATACGCAATGCCGCCTGTTTCGGTACTGCCATAAATTTCCATCGGCCAATAGCTCGTAAGTTCACATGCCTTGCGCGCCACCTCTTCGGGAAGCGGACCACCGGATGAATAAATAATTGGCGGACACTTAAATTCAATCGCTTTATCCGCTTCTGCAGATAAACGCTTTAGGAACGCAGGACTTGATGCAATGACAGCGGCTTCGCCTGCAACATTCGCAAGCTCAGAAGGAAAATCAATACGATGCCTACGGAACGGGAGTCCAGCTGCAATCGGTAGCAACGCAGTAAACAACAAACCGTAAATATGATGATGATTGACCGTACTATAAACTTTGCGGTTCAACCAATCATTTCCAAAGACTTTCACAAGTTCAAAAAGTTCATTTTCAAATTGCAAAAATTGCTTGTACACAGCTTTCGGTTCACCCGTTGTGCCAGATGTGTACATTACCATTTCGGCTTTGGACTTATCGAATTTGCCGAACTTGAGCGGGGTACATTTACCTTCCGCGCATTTTCCCGCATCATCAACCGCCACGCATTCCCCACTTGCGTTATCAACAGCCGCGCACTCCACAGCGCATTCCTCGTTCACTGAACCGCTAAGCACGTTCTGGATCATCGTCGCAGAAACATCACCAGCAAACGGTTCATCCGTCAAGAATCCGTATTCCGGTTTCTTGATTTCCTTGATAAAAGCTTCTTGGCGGTTCGCCGTTATAAGCGCTTTGCGCCCACTCTGAAGCATCGCTAAAAGAGCTACCGTAAAGTAATACGAATCCTCGCAATGCAAAATCCACGGCGTATTTTCACGCGCTTCCAAGAAATAACGTACCTTAGAAACATCACTTACAAAATCGCCCCAAGTCTTATTTCCGGCAGCAATCCCACCTGCGTTCGCAGCATTTCCGACTGCATTCGCGGTATTCCCACCTGCGTTCGCAGCATCCACACCAGAGTCAAAACTTACAAGCACCCCGTTCGGGCGTGAATCTAGATCTAAATCACATACCGGAATATACGATTGCATTTTGCTCTGCATTTTTTTTCGAACCCCTAATTCCACAACAAAAAATAAACCAATTAAAATGTAAGAAATAAGTCCATTGTATAGCGACCAAATTTTATCGGAGCCTACAAAAACTGTCAGTGCGGCAATAGAGCCATTCACAACAAAAAAAACACACCAAGCGATCGTCACTTTTTGGCAATAACGTTCTACGGCATTAAACGAAGGCGAGGTTTCAAGCGATTTGTCATGAAGGCAAGCCATTCGGAATGCAAAACTAGGTGGCCTCCACAGCGTAAATCCAAAGAACGAGAGAAAACTCAAGTTCACAAGCACTGGATAAAACTTGACGAATAAAATGTTATCAGCCAAAAACGCTACAAGCGCACACACGAGAATCAGCACGACAAAGATGCCTGTCCGTCCTCGCTCCACTTGCGATTTGCTTCGCGTAAAATTCAAAAAATGGTAAAAAGCAAGCGCCAAAAGCATCAAACTCAAGCGCCTTGGAGAAAGCCCCCAATACCTATATCCGCAATAGACTATTACCGGATACAAAACCGAAACCGCGGTAAAGAAAATCTTCCCCGCCATAGGTTTCATTACTTAGATTCCGAATTTAGAACAAGATTATATATTCCATCAACCACATTTTGAAGAGTACGCATTTTCTTAAACGACTCCGGGTCAATGTTTCTCGGCAAAAACGACTTCAATTTCACAATCAAATCTACAGCATCAATGCTGTCAAGTTCCAGATCTTCATAAAGCTTGGCATCGGGAACAATTCGCCCCTCTTCCAAGTCGAAATCTTCGATAAGGGCAGCCTTAATCTTTTCAAAAATTTCTTTTTTTTCCATGGATTAGCCCTTGGAATTTGCAGAAATGTAATCTGCCAGCGCATTCACCGAAGCAAAATGCTTCTTGGTTTCTTCCTTCACTGTCGAAAATGTCACGCCAAAATTTTCCTTAATGGCAATACCCAATTCCAAAGCATCAATTGAATCAAGGCCAAGACCTTCTCCAGCAGCATTTTTTCCAAAAATCGGGGCGGAATCCACAATATCAGCAGGTGTAATATCTTCCAGCTCCAGAGATTCGATAATGACTTCCTTAATGCGGGTATTCAAATCGGACATATTTTTCGCAGCCTTAATCAAAATTTGTTCGTTCTTTTCAAGTAATATAGAAAAATAAACTTATATTATTACTACAACATTAAGAATTTTGTCATTCAAGATTTCGCGACAGAAACAACATGTTCGATTTTTATAAAAACGATTCCATCGATGCCGTAAGCGCCAAGTTCGAAGCGCAAAAAATCGCTTTTGCACCGTTAAGCTTCCAAGCGGCACGAGCTCTCAGAAACATGGGCATTTTGGACGAAATCAGCAACGCCCGTAAAAAAGGCATCACGATTTCGGAACTATCGCAAAAGCTAAACATTTCGCATTACGGTGTAAGCGTTCTCGTTGAGATGGGACTTGGCATGGGAGCCCTCAAAATCCACAAAGATTCTGACGAAGAGGATCTGCGGCTCACTCTCGGGAAAATCGGATTTTTCCTCATGAAAGATGAAATGACACAAGTGAACATGGATTTTTCCGAAGACATTTGCTACCGAGGGGCCGAAAATCTCGAAGAATCCATTCGCACTGGTAAACCCGCTGGGCTCCCCCACCTGGGCCCCTGGAAAACCGTTTACGAAGGACTTTCTGAGCTTACTGAACAGCAGAAAAAAAGTTGGTTTGGCTTTGACCATTTTTACTCGGACTTGGCTTTCCCCGAAGCACTCCCCATTGTTTTCGAAACTCTCGCCGAAAGGAAATCTCCACACCTTTTTGACATCGGTGGAAACACTGCCAAATGGGCCATCGCTTGTTGTAAATACAATGCAAATGTCAATGTTTCCATCATCGATTTGCCAGGGCAAACAGCAGTTGCCGAGAAAAACGCCGCAGACGCAGGCTTTGCAAATCGCATCGACACAATCGCATGCAACGTCTTGGACGACACGACAAAATTCCCTATAGGCGCAGACGCCATCTGGATGAGCCAATTCCTGGATTGTTTTTCGCTCAAGCAAGTCACAAAAATCTTAACGAAAATCCATAGCGCAGCAACATCGGAAACAGACATTTACGTACTAGAACCGCTTTGGGACAAGCAACGCTTTGAAGCGGGCGCTTACTCGTTACAGGCGACCTCGCTTTACTTCACCTGCATCGCAAACGGCAACAGCAAAATGTACCGCTACGCAGAGCTCAAACGCGCCATCGAAACCGCCGGATTCGAACTAAAAGAAGCTCACCACAATGTAGGGCCAAACTCCTATTCACTACTCCGTTTCCGAAAAAAATAAAATGGCTCGTCAAGTTTTTATCGAAAGAATATCAAGCTTTATCCCGACCGAAGCGCACCCCAAGCCGGATGTGTCCTTTGTCCCGATGCTTACGCGCCGCCGCTTGAGTTACATTTCGCGCATGGTCGTTCTCGTGAGCGATCAGGTTTCTCACGATGCCAAAGGCAACAAGTTTGCACCTTGCAAGGTTACATTTGCATCTCAATTTGGCGAAATAAACCAACAGTTAAAAATTTCGCAAACGCTCCTTGAAACGGGAATGGTTTCGCCCGCACATTTTAGCCTTTCGGTCTTTAACGCCTCTGTCGCAAACGCATCGATTCTCGAAACCAACACCGCCGGATATTCAGCCATTTTTTCCGGGAAAGATGCATTCACCACAGGACTCACGGATTGCCTTGCCGCACTCGAAGTTGAAAATGCAGACTCGCGCACATTTATTTTTGCCGATGAACTTATCCCCGAAGTTTACGCTCCCGTGGCGGGGGTTCCGTACCCCAATGTCGTTTGCGCCATGGCATTAAGGCTCACCACCGACGAATCGAAAGCGGACCCAACACTGAAAAACGTCAACGTTTTAAGCCAACTTTCATACCTTAAAATGTTACACAACAACTTCGATACCGCCGCAGAACAAGCACTAGCTTTCCTCTGCGCCATCGATATGCAACGGGCGTAAAAACTCATGGCAAAATTCCGCTACGTCAAAAGAGTTATCGCGAAACTTTTTTGTTTTGCTTTTTTCGGTTTCAGTAGCTTGATTCTTGCATTTGTGTTGTTCCCCATAATGCATTGCCTTTCTGGATTTTCAGAACAGAAATTCAAAAAAATAGCCCGCAAATTCAACCACCTGTATTTTAAAATTTTCGTCAAAATTTCAATCATTTTGGGCGCAGTCCGTGTCACTGTACAAAATAAAGAAGCGCTCGAAAACCTCCAATCCAAAGTCGTCATTGCAAATCATCCATCTCTTTTCGATGTGGTTATTCTCTTTTCGCTTATCCCGAACGCCGATTGCATTGTAAAAGGTGAGCTTATACAGAATAGATTCATTTCCATTATTATAAAAAATCTCTATATTCCAAACAACATTCCTTTTGACGAGCAATTGGAACGCGCTAAGAAATCCATGGACGAAGGCAACAACCTTAT is a window encoding:
- a CDS encoding outer membrane lipoprotein carrier protein LolA, with protein sequence MADVFSHPVNKKSKPELEKSLAKVMNYEVASGNFKQTKSIKKRNRKFISTGTFMISKKNGIVWKTLKPIFSELALNNAGVFERDSNGQSQMLLTKENPMFADFSSNIQALFSGKIAQLEKNFNVYYEKQSCGFRMGLVPRETMVRMVIANVVIEACKNIDKVIITDAEESPVTLEFLNYKIVGKAAPKRMSSAP
- a CDS encoding thioester dehydrase gives rise to the protein MTEVFDTKESVCELVPHKGKMFLLDRVRDYDLKKHTITTEIDITRNNMFYEEDLGGVPVWVAFEFMAQSVSALSGIFERARGKKIKVGFIMSVSSFKAEVPVFKVGETVVVNVNELIRIDNMVTFEGCAMVNGTLAVTAKLNTIEVDNP
- a CDS encoding MMPL family transporter; its protein translation is MKFFNGKHLDAKTGIILWVVIHAILMFLGISVPWKMDSDLYSILPDSDELKNVSAAEKALSARTVRNITVLVGHDNFEVARSAAVALDSVFKDDSSFEETRLFVNEKSMDEIREFFFNHRYTLQGRNVREILAKGDFEALKNRALQKIYGSFSMANLNRLDEDPFLLGDAAFENFVQYSPMTMSRFSIRDSVLYAVDSGVTYVMWNAKLSENVPSMASDGHVIAKMNRVLDSLKLAKPGLIVAKSGVPFHSYESSDRAMSEIAWISGVSIVLILLLLLYVFRSSLPIVATLSTIAIAIFTALAFTWYVFGNIHVFTLVFGTSIIGVSIDYAVHFFVHWKAGVQNVRSSIIKGLLLGFLTTELSYIALSFAEFSLLRQMAVFSIVGLLSAFLTITLLFHAVFENASVFKTAAKSESTNLPTQFPKVFLDAYSKFPKWGVRLILAMFVIALLPGLKLLNVHTDIGNFYTMNEEIKASEALTSKLNNLGVAPSYFIVEGNGENDVLENEEQLTERLANAEKEGLVKAYLAVSNIIPSGRFQAGSILDLEKLVFGIKKRWTEILINNELPQMLAPNVRNYLTEIGVENHSIFVKSLLLSHDFIDFEKIDKNDRFVDVDLKNDFPQSLSFLLQMLWIGHIGDKYYSAVLPLHVSDKFDAQKIAEGLSGVHVVNKKQNINNALTKISQVSLKLVGFAYVVVFFILIIVYKFKDAVRIIRAPVLASLFAASIFGYIGIDFNFFAIVGVILTLGIGIDYALFFKEGCRQNLTTSLAIMLSAMTTIISFGSLACSAFVPIKTFGFVVLLGISCCFLLSPFSRND
- a CDS encoding AMP-binding protein, with the protein product MAGKIFFTAVSVLYPVIVYCGYRYWGLSPRRLSLMLLALAFYHFLNFTRSKSQVERGRTGIFVVLILVCALVAFLADNILFVKFYPVLVNLSFLSFFGFTLWRPPSFAFRMACLHDKSLETSPSFNAVERYCQKVTIAWCVFFVVNGSIAALTVFVGSDKIWSLYNGLISYILIGLFFVVELGVRKKMQSKMQSYIPVCDLDLDSRPNGVLVSFDSGVDAANAGGNTANAVGNAANAGGIAAGNKTWGDFVSDVSKVRYFLEARENTPWILHCEDSYYFTVALLAMLQSGRKALITANRQEAFIKEIKKPEYGFLTDEPFAGDVSATMIQNVLSGSVNEECAVECAAVDNASGECVAVDDAGKCAEGKCTPLKFGKFDKSKAEMVMYTSGTTGEPKAVYKQFLQFENELFELVKVFGNDWLNRKVYSTVNHHHIYGLLFTALLPIAAGLPFRRHRIDFPSELANVAGEAAVIASSPAFLKRLSAEADKAIEFKCPPIIYSSGGPLPEEVARKACELTSYWPMEIYGSTETGGIAYRQSKNGPVWTPFEVCKMSLAENGCLNIKSSYILEAEGFTTGDLVELYDDGRFLLKGRSDSIVKIEEKRISLPEVEMRLKQTGLVQDVRVVPMVGKRQYLAAAIVLNGAGREKFAGSTKLAINNFFHDYLLKFIENTVSPKKWRYLEELPQNTEGKIRMRDIQALFSLAESPNFKILKFRREPGMLTAKLLFPATSEYFDGHFPNFKLLPAVVQVDLVLRLARNFLEIPKELSKMNRTRFTNPILPDVPVMVEINYNAGAGLVNFAFTSVDGKSAYSNGLLIMNTNVANEGENRE
- a CDS encoding glycosyltransferase family 2 protein; its protein translation is MSDAVKICAIVPVYRHENTSRNVVKSLASLSIPVILVDDGNTPEGHHVLFEIAKEFANVELVTHKCNLGKGAAMRSGMDAAVAAGFTHALQVDADGQHDMDSIPFFVNEAKEHPEELICGYPKYDESVPKAREQGRKITNFWVAIETVSLKIPDAMCGFRLYPLATSWPVMKRLCNKRMGFDIEMIVKLSWAGVRMRFFPVKVHYPKDGFSNFRMFHDNVAISITHTMLCIGMVFRLPLILGRKLRRCL
- a CDS encoding thioesterase family protein, translating into MAVKKIKESVEFQIEFYDVDSMQIAWHGNYVKYMEVARCALLSKIGYDYNEMRRSGYIWPVVDLHIKYVRPMIFMQKIRAEVTLMEYEVCMKLSYKFMDAETGVVLTKAESTQMAVDMKTKESLWACPPCFVDKVKAFLAKENSPEKPSDKSESAKK
- a CDS encoding beta-ketoacyl synthase N-terminal-like domain-containing protein, with protein sequence MNQPVYINDFGLYCILGGDKAQVLDALKNGKRGTFTTYDVAGVQRPAATIDPETLAPVLEKKFDNRVNRLSQAALVGIEKTIQKAVEKYGANRVGIFIGSCDNGSEASMAALKCFKETGAFPEGYVLDFQRADFPAQFIAERFGITGMLSVHSTACASSASAFVSARNNLYAGNCDVAIVGGVDIASLSVILGFASLEAMSDKPTNPFCANRSGLTLGDAAVFFVVTRNPDADICAVDCESLKVIGFGESADADHITAPRADGEGAYQAMKAALEDAGLNAAQIGYVNLHGTGTELNDAMESRAVHRIFAADIGAANVDVPVSSTKALTGHTLGAAGALELAFCCMTLKEGVLPAHHFDGNVDPDFPPLHLVKAGETAQNLKYCMSNSFAFGGCNVSLIVENGAV
- a CDS encoding acyl carrier protein, with protein sequence MEKKEIFEKIKAALIEDFDLEEGRIVPDAKLYEDLELDSIDAVDLIVKLKSFLPRNIDPESFKKMRTLQNVVDGIYNLVLNSESK
- a CDS encoding lipid A biosynthesis acyltransferase yields the protein MSEHWSEIEEVGGSPWHFRFMLWVACHLPLFLVEFCTAIICFFFWLGAAPVRACSKVYLKHLRKMGVHVGVFGTYKHILSFALSMMEKLLGWKGAIKLNHIEMQNDDLQMLVDQLNQGCGAFLLCSHLGNMEILRSLTGYGEFHTAKRFQVFPVEDFSGSKKFSALLRELNPELMANMIDANSIDVSSAIWMKEKIAEGNLVVITGDRTSANTRNRVIETMFLGEKASFPEGAFSLACILNAPVYFVFGIRKHDFNIRSPYEMHVVRAKTSLDCSRKERPERLKILLREYTEILEQLCKAHPYQWYNFYNFWESAEK